The following proteins come from a genomic window of Polyangiaceae bacterium:
- a CDS encoding electron transfer flavoprotein subunit alpha/FixB family protein, protein MADVLVVAELTEDGKVRKTTHSAITFAKEAGAILGGSFSILVLGAQAKAAAGELAAFGATKVLVCEDASLKDYVAEHYAPTVAEVGKGFGLIVATASSFGKDLMPRVAARLDASYAGDCSGVVAEGGKLTFKRPMFAGNAIGYCQLSTAVQVASCRQSEFDPAAASGGSSPVEDVAKVAAEEAAARIEFVGLETVKSERPELTEAANVVSGGRAIKEKFFEIIEPLADVLGAAIGASRAACDAGYAPGDFQVGQTGKIVAPQLYIAIGISGAIQHIAGMKGSKTIVAINKDPEAPIFQISDYGLVADLFQAVPALTEELKKHKAAKG, encoded by the coding sequence ATGGCAGACGTACTCGTCGTTGCAGAGCTCACCGAGGACGGCAAGGTCCGCAAGACCACGCACTCGGCCATCACGTTCGCGAAGGAAGCCGGCGCCATCCTGGGCGGCTCCTTCTCCATCCTCGTGCTCGGCGCTCAGGCCAAAGCCGCCGCGGGCGAGCTCGCGGCCTTCGGCGCCACCAAGGTGTTGGTGTGCGAGGACGCTTCGCTCAAGGACTACGTGGCGGAGCACTACGCGCCCACGGTCGCCGAAGTGGGCAAGGGCTTCGGGCTGATCGTGGCCACGGCTTCCAGCTTCGGTAAGGACTTGATGCCACGGGTGGCCGCTCGCCTCGACGCCTCCTACGCGGGTGACTGCTCCGGCGTGGTGGCGGAAGGCGGCAAGCTCACCTTCAAGCGACCCATGTTCGCCGGCAACGCCATCGGCTACTGCCAGCTGTCGACGGCGGTCCAGGTCGCCAGCTGCCGCCAGAGCGAGTTCGATCCGGCGGCGGCGAGCGGCGGGTCTTCCCCCGTGGAGGACGTGGCCAAGGTCGCAGCAGAAGAGGCCGCGGCGCGCATCGAGTTCGTGGGTCTCGAGACCGTGAAGAGCGAGCGCCCGGAGCTCACCGAAGCCGCGAACGTGGTGTCCGGTGGTCGTGCCATCAAGGAGAAGTTCTTCGAGATCATCGAGCCCCTCGCAGACGTACTCGGCGCCGCCATCGGTGCCAGCCGCGCCGCTTGCGACGCGGGCTACGCCCCCGGAGATTTCCAGGTGGGTCAGACGGGCAAGATCGTCGCCCCGCAGCTGTACATCGCCATCGGCATCAGCGGTGCCATTCAGCACATCGCCGGCATGAAGGGCTCCAAGACCATCGTCGCGATCAACAAGGATCCCGAGGCGCCCATCTTCCAGATCTCCGACTACGGCTTGGTGGCGGACCTGTTCCAGGCCGTCCCCGCGCTGACGGAAGAGCTCAAGAAGCACAAGGCAGCCAAGGGCTGA
- a CDS encoding electron transfer flavoprotein subunit beta/FixA family protein, which yields MKILVPLKRVADPANHNKVKIPPSGDKIDTSGLEWQINPFDLYALETALRLTENGKTPKKREGEVVVITLGPKETETNLRSALATGADRAIRVETTDEALDGRLVALALKKLVEEEKPDLVVMGKQVVDGENNMVGQALAELLGWPMATFAATIKQEADGLLVDREVDGGVAKVRVKYPAIVTVDLRIVAPDSVHSTLTDASFKYPYEEVRFAPLPAIMQAKKKPLAVKNLADLAGGAASTTTYVKFEAPPARKAGVKVKDVQELVEKLASEAKVI from the coding sequence GTGAAGATCTTGGTCCCCCTCAAGCGGGTGGCAGACCCCGCCAACCACAACAAGGTCAAGATCCCGCCCTCGGGCGACAAGATCGATACCAGCGGTCTCGAATGGCAGATCAATCCCTTCGATCTGTACGCCCTCGAGACGGCGCTGCGTCTGACCGAAAACGGTAAGACCCCGAAGAAGCGCGAAGGCGAGGTCGTGGTCATCACCCTCGGTCCCAAAGAGACCGAAACCAACCTGCGCTCTGCCTTGGCGACGGGCGCAGACCGCGCCATCCGCGTGGAGACCACGGACGAGGCCCTCGACGGCCGCCTCGTGGCTCTCGCGCTGAAGAAGCTCGTCGAAGAAGAGAAGCCCGACCTGGTCGTGATGGGCAAGCAGGTCGTCGATGGCGAGAACAACATGGTGGGGCAGGCCCTGGCCGAGCTCCTCGGTTGGCCGATGGCCACCTTCGCCGCCACCATCAAGCAGGAGGCGGACGGCCTTCTCGTCGACCGCGAGGTCGACGGCGGCGTGGCCAAGGTCCGGGTGAAGTACCCGGCCATCGTCACGGTGGATCTGCGCATCGTGGCGCCGGACAGCGTGCACTCCACGCTGACGGACGCGAGCTTCAAGTACCCCTACGAAGAGGTTCGCTTCGCTCCGCTGCCGGCCATCATGCAGGCCAAGAAGAAGCCCCTCGCGGTGAAGAACCTCGCCGACTTGGCTGGCGGCGCCGCCTCCACCACCACCTACGTGAAGTTCGAAGCGCCGCCCGCTCGCAAGGCCGGCGTGAAGGTCAAAGACGTGCAGGAGCTCGTCGAGAAGCTCGCCTCCGAGGCGAAGGTCATCTGA
- the nadB gene encoding L-aspartate oxidase, giving the protein MALSTDCLVLGSGIAGLSFALKAAEHGEVTVVTKRARDDSSTAWAQGGIAAVLSPDDSFEQHVRDTLTAGAGMCHDVVVELCVKEGPDAVRWLIETGVEFSRAEDGELDLGREGGHTARRVAHAGDITGREIERALLAAAGKHPRIRMLEWHMGVDLITLSRFGGPDQCVGAYVLDEKRGIVETILAKNTVLATGGAGKVYLYTTNPDVATGDGVAMAYRAGAEIANMEFYQFHPTCLYHPQAKSFLISEALRGEGAILRLPESGEAFMKKHHAMADLAPRDVVARAIDFEMKRTGSDYVVLDITHKPADFVRERFPNIHAEVLRLGMDMTREAIPVVPAAHYMCGGVTSDLHGRTSLPGLWVVGESSCTGLHGANRLASNSLLEGLVFGRRAAAKMAKKLDEQRGQPTPDVPDWQIGSAVASDEAVVVTHNWDELRRLMWNYVGIVRSDARLRRAGRRVALLEEEIREYYWKHLVTRDLLELRNIATVAELIIASAASRKESRGLHSTLDYPDTAAECAEDTVMKRGVAPHLRGR; this is encoded by the coding sequence ATGGCCCTCTCCACCGATTGTCTGGTCCTCGGCAGCGGCATCGCCGGGCTTTCCTTCGCCCTCAAGGCGGCCGAGCACGGTGAGGTCACCGTGGTCACCAAACGTGCTCGAGACGACTCGTCCACTGCCTGGGCCCAGGGCGGCATCGCGGCGGTGCTGTCTCCGGACGACAGCTTCGAGCAGCACGTGCGCGACACCCTCACGGCGGGGGCCGGGATGTGTCACGACGTCGTGGTCGAGCTGTGCGTGAAGGAAGGGCCGGATGCGGTTCGCTGGTTGATCGAGACCGGGGTCGAATTCTCTCGCGCCGAAGACGGCGAGCTCGATCTGGGACGTGAGGGAGGGCACACCGCGCGTCGCGTCGCCCATGCCGGAGACATCACCGGCCGTGAGATCGAGCGAGCGCTTTTGGCGGCGGCGGGCAAGCACCCGCGCATCCGCATGCTCGAGTGGCACATGGGCGTGGACTTGATCACGCTCTCCAGGTTTGGCGGTCCGGATCAATGCGTGGGCGCCTACGTGCTCGACGAGAAGCGCGGAATCGTCGAGACGATCTTGGCGAAGAACACGGTGCTGGCCACCGGCGGCGCGGGCAAGGTCTACCTCTACACGACCAATCCCGACGTCGCGACGGGGGACGGCGTGGCGATGGCGTATCGCGCCGGCGCCGAGATCGCGAACATGGAATTCTACCAATTCCATCCCACCTGCCTGTACCACCCGCAGGCCAAGAGCTTCCTGATCAGCGAGGCGCTCCGCGGCGAGGGGGCCATCTTGCGGCTGCCCGAAAGCGGTGAGGCCTTCATGAAGAAGCACCACGCCATGGCGGATCTCGCGCCCCGCGACGTGGTGGCTCGCGCCATCGACTTCGAGATGAAGCGCACCGGCTCGGACTACGTGGTGCTCGACATCACGCACAAGCCGGCGGACTTCGTGCGTGAGCGGTTTCCGAACATCCACGCCGAGGTCCTCCGCCTGGGTATGGACATGACCCGGGAGGCGATCCCCGTGGTGCCGGCGGCGCACTACATGTGTGGCGGAGTCACGTCCGATCTGCACGGGCGCACCAGCCTGCCGGGACTGTGGGTGGTCGGAGAGTCGTCGTGTACCGGGCTCCACGGCGCCAATCGTCTGGCCAGCAACTCCTTGCTCGAGGGCCTGGTGTTCGGCCGCCGTGCGGCGGCCAAGATGGCGAAGAAGCTGGACGAGCAGCGGGGGCAGCCGACGCCGGACGTGCCGGATTGGCAGATTGGCTCCGCCGTGGCCAGTGACGAGGCCGTGGTCGTAACCCACAACTGGGACGAGCTCCGGCGCTTGATGTGGAACTACGTTGGGATCGTTCGCAGCGACGCGCGCTTGCGCCGAGCGGGGCGCCGCGTTGCCCTGCTGGAAGAGGAGATCCGGGAGTACTACTGGAAGCACCTGGTGACCCGCGATCTGCTCGAGCTGAGGAACATCGCGACGGTGGCGGAGCTCATCATCGCTTCGGCTGCCAGTCGCAAGGAGAGCCGGGGCTTGCACTCCACGCTCGACTACCCCGACACCGCAGCGGAGTGCGCCGAGGACACCGTCATGAAGCGGGGCGTCGCGCCCCACCTCCGCGGTCGGTGA
- a CDS encoding CPBP family intramembrane metalloprotease, giving the protein MTERPLAYPLVLVWTLFATVLLSATMAVLVKVRPAAQLDMVSVGAAEAFSFLLLTFGILRVHAPERTAMDALGLRSTHPGLSALGFALGMVLQVPAESLHQLVLRHFPMSELELANRAALLSASSTSKIVALVVVVTCVAPLVEELFFRGAMFGALRRSQSVGGAAAATAVAFMLGHLDVRSWPGLLVVGAVLAHLRAVSGSLLPCLALHVGFNAVSIAALLTGVVSVGSPMPIGAALAVGGWLVTAGMVWGVQVVASGSEEAERARAEDAT; this is encoded by the coding sequence ATGACGGAGCGACCGCTCGCTTATCCCCTGGTCCTGGTCTGGACGCTGTTCGCCACGGTGCTGCTCTCCGCCACCATGGCGGTGTTGGTCAAGGTGCGGCCGGCCGCACAGCTGGACATGGTGAGCGTGGGGGCGGCGGAGGCGTTCTCCTTCCTGCTCCTCACCTTCGGCATCTTGCGGGTTCACGCTCCCGAGCGCACGGCCATGGATGCTCTGGGCTTGCGCTCGACCCATCCGGGCCTCTCCGCCCTGGGTTTCGCTCTCGGCATGGTGTTGCAGGTGCCGGCGGAATCCCTGCACCAGCTGGTCCTGCGGCACTTTCCCATGTCGGAGCTCGAGCTCGCCAACCGCGCGGCGCTGCTGAGCGCGAGCTCGACGTCGAAGATCGTGGCTTTGGTGGTGGTGGTCACCTGCGTCGCGCCGCTGGTGGAGGAGCTGTTCTTCCGCGGAGCGATGTTCGGCGCCCTGCGCCGGAGCCAGTCCGTGGGCGGCGCTGCCGCGGCCACCGCCGTCGCCTTCATGCTCGGGCACCTGGACGTTCGCAGCTGGCCGGGTCTTCTGGTCGTCGGCGCGGTGCTCGCACACCTACGCGCGGTCAGTGGCTCCCTGTTGCCGTGTCTCGCCCTGCACGTGGGCTTCAACGCGGTGAGCATAGCGGCGCTGCTCACGGGAGTGGTATCCGTGGGGTCGCCAATGCCGATCGGCGCGGCGCTCGCCGTCGGGGGGTGGCTCGTCACCGCCGGTATGGTGTGGGGCGTGCAGGTCGTGGCGAGCGGCAGCGAGGAAGCCGAACGAGCACGTGCGGAGGATGCGACATGA
- a CDS encoding patatin-like phospholipase family protein: protein MKDGGKIALCLPGGGATGAMYQIGALAALEDGVEGLEENGFHVYVGTSSGASVASLLAAGRPSQRIYRAFLDPADVYFPLERKHLLRMDLGEWRRTGITIWHTLRHGSASLLSRGPAPSPAKLWEELDRLYDTLPAGFFTLDAYERFLEDFFVRRGIPNSFHLMPRALRVMAHDLDSGEQVLFGSDGFDHVPVTRACIATMAMPPFFSPVRIGDRHYIDAGAAQVSHLDVAIAEGAEVVFVVNPMVPVLAETVPTGHGKKNSVRDKGLMWVMNQALRISMHKLMMESVARIRAEGKVEVVVIEPEPTDAMLFMYNPASFAARRMILEHAYRTTRARIDEWFGDKSPAFERAGWSPRRASV, encoded by the coding sequence ATGAAAGACGGCGGCAAGATCGCGCTGTGCCTGCCCGGCGGCGGCGCAACCGGAGCGATGTATCAGATCGGCGCCCTGGCGGCCCTCGAGGACGGCGTCGAGGGCTTGGAGGAGAACGGTTTCCACGTGTACGTGGGCACGTCCAGCGGGGCGAGCGTCGCTTCACTGCTCGCGGCCGGACGCCCCTCGCAGCGGATCTACCGAGCGTTCCTCGACCCTGCCGACGTGTACTTCCCGCTGGAGCGGAAGCACCTCCTGCGCATGGATCTGGGAGAGTGGCGCCGCACGGGCATCACCATCTGGCACACGCTGCGTCATGGCAGCGCGAGCCTCTTGTCGCGTGGACCCGCGCCATCGCCGGCCAAATTGTGGGAGGAGCTCGACCGCCTGTACGACACCTTGCCCGCGGGCTTCTTCACGCTGGATGCCTACGAGCGCTTCTTGGAGGACTTCTTCGTCCGGCGGGGCATTCCCAACAGCTTTCATCTCATGCCGCGGGCGCTGCGCGTGATGGCGCACGACCTGGACTCGGGAGAGCAGGTGCTGTTCGGCAGCGATGGCTTCGATCACGTGCCGGTCACGCGCGCCTGCATCGCGACGATGGCGATGCCGCCGTTCTTCTCGCCGGTGCGCATAGGCGATCGCCACTACATCGATGCCGGCGCGGCGCAGGTTTCTCACCTGGACGTCGCCATCGCCGAAGGTGCCGAGGTGGTGTTCGTGGTCAACCCCATGGTGCCGGTGCTCGCGGAGACGGTGCCCACCGGTCACGGCAAGAAGAACAGCGTGCGCGACAAGGGCCTGATGTGGGTGATGAACCAGGCGCTGCGCATCAGCATGCACAAGCTGATGATGGAGTCCGTGGCGCGCATTCGAGCCGAGGGCAAGGTGGAGGTCGTGGTGATCGAGCCGGAGCCCACGGACGCGATGCTGTTCATGTACAACCCGGCGAGCTTCGCTGCGCGTCGCATGATCCTCGAGCACGCCTATCGCACGACGCGGGCGCGT